One genomic segment of Rhodothermus sp. includes these proteins:
- the porV gene encoding type IX secretion system outer membrane channel protein PorV translates to MRMVRHTWCTFCALLGLIYLVGQPAFAQVGGAAVLFLQIEPDSRAAGMGNAGVAVADNAYALFWNPAGLAFQPAAVEVSLTHSNWLPEFNAGLYYEYMVGRFSIGKLGNVGAHVTLLNMGEHEWRDENNNPLGTFRSYDIAVGVSYGYALNERLALGLGVRYIYSNLASGIEVEGRRTKAGKSFGMDVGVLYRTEPFSLGGQTRAQFSAGFNLNNMGPQIQYSDGAQKDPIPTNLRFGYAFTIDLDPYNRITFANDFTKLLIRVRSDSTGSRADPFYKAIFTAWRPIKVRTNALNEEEAQYRTLNIFEQLMIGLGVEYWYNQLFALRTGFFYENPYNGNRQFLTFGAGLRYNILGVDFSYVYALKENHPLANTMRFSLLLNFKK, encoded by the coding sequence ATGCGTATGGTTCGACACACATGGTGCACGTTTTGCGCACTACTGGGACTGATATACCTGGTGGGGCAGCCGGCCTTCGCCCAGGTGGGCGGTGCCGCTGTCCTGTTCCTTCAGATCGAGCCCGATAGTCGGGCGGCCGGCATGGGTAATGCCGGGGTTGCGGTGGCCGACAACGCGTATGCCCTGTTCTGGAATCCAGCAGGGCTGGCTTTCCAGCCGGCTGCCGTCGAAGTGTCGCTGACCCACTCGAACTGGCTTCCGGAATTCAACGCCGGCCTGTACTACGAGTACATGGTCGGGCGTTTTTCAATCGGAAAGCTGGGGAATGTGGGCGCCCACGTAACGCTGCTCAACATGGGCGAACACGAATGGCGGGATGAAAACAACAATCCGCTGGGCACTTTCCGCTCCTACGATATCGCTGTGGGCGTTTCTTACGGCTATGCACTCAATGAACGGCTGGCCCTGGGCCTGGGCGTGCGCTACATCTATTCGAATCTGGCCTCGGGGATTGAGGTCGAAGGCCGGCGCACCAAGGCCGGCAAGTCGTTCGGCATGGATGTGGGAGTGCTCTACCGGACCGAACCGTTCAGTCTGGGCGGTCAGACACGGGCGCAGTTCTCGGCCGGCTTTAACCTGAACAATATGGGGCCGCAGATCCAGTACTCCGACGGGGCCCAGAAAGACCCGATCCCGACGAACCTGCGTTTTGGCTATGCCTTTACCATTGATCTGGATCCTTACAACCGGATTACCTTTGCCAACGATTTTACCAAACTGCTGATTCGCGTGCGGAGTGACTCCACGGGCTCCCGGGCCGATCCTTTCTACAAAGCTATCTTTACCGCCTGGCGGCCGATCAAGGTGCGCACTAACGCACTGAACGAAGAGGAAGCGCAATATCGCACGCTGAATATCTTCGAGCAACTCATGATCGGACTGGGCGTGGAGTACTGGTACAACCAGCTCTTTGCCCTGCGGACCGGCTTCTTCTATGAAAATCCCTACAACGGCAACCGGCAGTTTCTGACGTTTGGAGCCGGACTGCGCTACAATATTCTGGGCGTGGACTTCTCCTACGTGTATGCGCTCAAAGAAAACCACCCGCTGGCCAACACCATGCGCTTTTCGTTGCTGCTGAACTTTAAAAAGTAG
- a CDS encoding dicarboxylate/amino acid:cation symporter has translation MPWYRKLHWQILIGLVLGLLFGLLAAAQGWSRFVTHWVAPFGIIFINLLKLIAVPLVLASLIVGVTSLSDLKRLSRIGGKTIAIYIATTTVAITIGLGLVNVLRPGHAVPPEMRARLQEAYEADVETRAELAEQARQRGPLQVLVDIVPENVFGAASNNRNMLQVVFVALFAGIGLLLIPAEKAQPVIAFFDGVNALVIRLVELIMRIAPIGVFALLADTITSVARDNLQQVFELLGALGYYSLAVVMGLLIHTLGTYPLLLRLLTRMPLKTFFAGIAPAQLVAFSTSSSGATLPVSMECAEKNLGVSEEVSSFVLPLGATINMDGTALYQAIAAVFIAQTLGLGLDLSAQLTILLTAVLASIGTAAVPSAGIVMLVIILESVGVPSAGIALILGVDRVLDMCRTVTNVTGDLTVATVVAATEGQLALPVPETKSAS, from the coding sequence ATGCCCTGGTATCGCAAATTGCACTGGCAGATTCTGATCGGACTGGTGCTGGGTTTGCTGTTTGGTCTGCTGGCAGCTGCACAGGGGTGGAGTCGCTTTGTGACACACTGGGTGGCCCCGTTCGGGATAATCTTCATCAATCTATTGAAGCTGATCGCGGTCCCGCTGGTGCTGGCCTCGCTGATCGTTGGAGTGACGTCCCTGTCGGATCTGAAGCGGCTGTCGCGGATTGGCGGTAAGACGATTGCCATTTACATCGCCACAACGACGGTGGCCATCACGATCGGATTAGGGCTGGTGAACGTGCTTCGGCCGGGTCATGCTGTACCGCCTGAGATGCGAGCGCGCCTGCAGGAAGCCTATGAGGCCGATGTCGAGACGCGCGCTGAGCTGGCTGAACAGGCGCGTCAGCGAGGCCCCCTTCAGGTGCTTGTCGACATCGTGCCCGAGAACGTTTTCGGTGCGGCGTCCAATAACCGCAACATGTTGCAGGTAGTCTTTGTGGCGCTGTTTGCCGGGATTGGCCTTCTGCTGATTCCTGCGGAAAAAGCACAACCGGTCATTGCCTTTTTTGATGGCGTCAACGCCCTGGTGATCCGACTGGTGGAGCTCATTATGCGGATAGCGCCGATCGGGGTCTTTGCGCTCCTGGCTGACACGATCACCTCGGTAGCCCGAGACAACCTGCAGCAGGTTTTTGAGCTGCTGGGTGCGCTGGGCTACTACAGTCTGGCGGTCGTGATGGGCTTGCTTATCCACACCCTGGGCACGTATCCCCTGTTGCTCAGGCTGCTGACCCGTATGCCACTGAAAACGTTCTTTGCCGGCATCGCGCCGGCGCAGCTCGTGGCTTTTTCGACCTCGTCGAGCGGGGCCACGCTGCCCGTCAGCATGGAATGTGCCGAAAAGAATCTGGGGGTTTCGGAGGAAGTTTCGTCGTTTGTGTTGCCACTGGGAGCCACCATCAACATGGATGGTACGGCCCTCTATCAGGCCATAGCGGCTGTGTTTATTGCCCAGACGTTGGGCCTGGGACTCGATCTGAGTGCGCAGCTTACAATCCTGCTTACGGCGGTGCTGGCTTCGATCGGCACGGCGGCCGTCCCCAGTGCCGGCATTGTCATGCTGGTTATCATTCTGGAGTCGGTAGGGGTCCCGAGTGCCGGTATTGCACTGATTCTGGGCGTGGACCGTGTGCTGGATATGTGCCGTACGGTAACGAATGTGACGGGTGACCTGACGGTAGCTACGGTGGTAGCGGCCACGGAAGGTCAACTGGCCCTGCCAGTCCCTGAAACAAAAAGCGCCTCCTGA
- a CDS encoding DUF1080 domain-containing protein, whose translation MRLLCGLLLPLLSIPCLAASDTLWTPLFNGKDLSGWQHVGEGRFVVENGLLKTEGGMGLLWYTRQKFGNVVIRIVYKNPGGKNSGVFIRIPEPPTEPWMPVNRGYEVQIDDHGDDYHCTGVLYSLTKAKARPSRPGEWNVMEITLDGPRTIVHINGVLVTDYTEGDPVPPKKAWYEPDRGPRPLEGYIGLQNHGPDDVVYFKEISVRPLHP comes from the coding sequence ATGCGCTTGCTTTGCGGTCTGTTACTGCCGTTGCTGTCTATCCCCTGCCTGGCTGCTTCAGATACCCTCTGGACGCCCCTTTTTAACGGCAAAGATCTGAGTGGCTGGCAGCATGTAGGAGAAGGACGTTTTGTCGTGGAAAACGGCCTGCTCAAGACTGAAGGGGGCATGGGCCTGCTCTGGTACACCCGTCAGAAGTTTGGCAACGTCGTCATTCGCATCGTCTACAAAAATCCGGGAGGCAAAAACTCGGGCGTATTCATCCGCATTCCAGAGCCGCCCACCGAGCCCTGGATGCCTGTCAACCGCGGCTACGAAGTGCAGATCGACGATCACGGGGATGACTATCACTGCACGGGCGTACTCTATTCGCTGACAAAGGCAAAAGCCCGCCCCAGCCGTCCCGGTGAATGGAACGTGATGGAGATCACACTGGATGGGCCGCGTACGATCGTGCATATCAACGGAGTGCTGGTCACCGACTATACCGAAGGCGATCCGGTACCGCCCAAAAAGGCCTGGTATGAACCGGACCGGGGGCCGCGCCCGCTGGAGGGTTATATAGGCCTGCAGAATCACGGTCCGGACGACGTGGTCTATTTCAAAGAGATCAGCGTGCGTCCTCTTCATCCGTAA
- a CDS encoding type II CAAX endopeptidase family protein: MSEQTAWLNGPLERAQWPPLLMAVLGLVLAFVLFQLVISPLVLVWGVLSYGEDLSVLMDLPRLVEQRPGLLLLANTAGQVLGLALPAWLLTLLHTRDARRFLRLRPAQGRDLGWALLGLAFLMPVVQWLGHVNEALPLPESWRAFDAMQMELIEAALRGGLNVGANLLVLAVVPAFCEELLFRGYVQRQADRGLGALGGVLFSGIVFGLYHLRLTQALPLCVLGVYLAYLVWRTRSLWSAIIVHLANNAFSVLLAAYAEYHPRLSWQDLEQMELPWYLVGLGALGFGWVLYRMERRARLLPT; encoded by the coding sequence ATGTCGGAACAGACTGCCTGGCTGAATGGACCGTTGGAGCGCGCCCAGTGGCCGCCGTTGTTGATGGCCGTGCTGGGGCTGGTACTGGCGTTTGTGTTGTTTCAACTGGTGATCAGTCCGCTGGTGCTGGTATGGGGTGTCCTGAGCTACGGCGAGGATCTGTCTGTACTGATGGATCTGCCGCGCCTGGTGGAGCAGCGGCCCGGGCTCCTGTTGCTGGCGAACACCGCCGGGCAGGTGCTGGGGCTGGCGCTGCCGGCCTGGCTGCTGACGCTGCTGCACACACGTGACGCCCGTCGCTTTTTACGGCTTCGGCCAGCACAGGGGCGAGACCTGGGCTGGGCATTGCTGGGGCTGGCCTTTCTGATGCCGGTGGTACAATGGCTGGGGCACGTGAACGAGGCGCTGCCGTTGCCTGAGTCGTGGCGCGCCTTCGATGCTATGCAGATGGAGCTGATTGAGGCCGCATTGCGTGGTGGACTCAACGTAGGCGCGAACCTGTTGGTCCTGGCTGTCGTACCTGCTTTCTGTGAAGAGCTGCTATTTCGGGGCTATGTGCAGCGACAGGCTGATCGGGGACTGGGAGCGCTCGGCGGCGTGCTTTTTTCAGGGATTGTGTTCGGGCTCTATCATCTGCGACTGACGCAAGCCTTGCCGCTGTGCGTGCTGGGCGTGTATCTGGCCTACCTGGTCTGGCGTACCCGCAGCCTGTGGAGCGCGATCATCGTTCATCTGGCCAACAATGCCTTTTCGGTATTGTTGGCGGCCTATGCCGAGTATCATCCCCGACTGAGCTGGCAGGACCTGGAGCAGATGGAGCTGCCCTGGTACCTGGTAGGACTGGGAGCGCTCGGCTTTGGCTGGGTGCTGTATCGGATGGAGCGCCGAGCCCGCTTGTTGCCAACCTGA
- a CDS encoding DUF2007 domain-containing protein: protein MADPAQHEDWVEVFRSSTDYEADIVRDRLDDAGIPAIVFTQRDHVFNLNVGHLALVSVRVPVSYAEAARRILSEPVDEETLRRAAEAADPEASPAHDPDTEARLDSGADHLGLDLPDNEEPPTG from the coding sequence ATGGCTGATCCTGCCCAACACGAAGACTGGGTCGAAGTCTTTCGAAGCAGCACCGACTACGAGGCCGATATCGTACGGGATCGGCTGGACGATGCCGGTATCCCGGCCATTGTCTTTACGCAGCGAGACCATGTCTTTAACCTGAACGTGGGTCATCTGGCGCTGGTCAGCGTGCGCGTGCCCGTATCCTATGCCGAGGCCGCCCGTCGCATTCTATCCGAGCCGGTCGATGAGGAGACGCTACGCCGGGCCGCCGAAGCAGCCGATCCTGAGGCGTCCCCGGCCCACGATCCGGACACCGAAGCGCGTCTCGACTCGGGTGCTGACCACCTGGGACTGGACCTGCCCGACAATGAAGAACCGCCGACCGGGTGA
- a CDS encoding phosphatidate cytidylyltransferase has protein sequence MKNRRPGERTRSPTSNLLLRILTALVGIPLLVGALWLGGPVFTAVILVLAVVGMAESYRLLHGAGLPAYRSGGLLLGLLLVLIPVWAPALPLAIVWGIGLLVRTPFRRVPLAEAPVRLVATFFGALYPAALLGGLLALRLHAGPTDRQAFWITLGLLVMIWAADTLAYAVGRWAGKRPLAPRISPGKTWEGFWGGLLGALLAAVVLRLSALDFLAWPHVLVLGLLCGGLGPPGDLTESLLKRAAGVKDSGHLLPGHGGVLDRFDALLVVAPLAYCYLRWVAGVYG, from the coding sequence ATGAAGAACCGCCGACCGGGTGAACGCACGCGTAGCCCGACCTCCAATCTGCTGCTGCGGATCCTGACAGCCCTGGTAGGTATTCCGCTGCTGGTGGGGGCGTTATGGCTGGGCGGACCGGTGTTTACCGCGGTAATCCTGGTGCTGGCTGTCGTCGGCATGGCCGAAAGTTACCGGCTGCTGCACGGGGCGGGGCTGCCGGCCTATCGCAGTGGCGGGTTGCTGCTGGGCTTACTGCTGGTCCTGATCCCCGTCTGGGCACCGGCATTGCCCCTGGCCATTGTCTGGGGGATCGGCTTGCTGGTGCGGACACCGTTTCGCCGCGTGCCGCTCGCTGAGGCGCCAGTACGACTGGTGGCCACCTTCTTCGGGGCATTGTATCCGGCCGCTCTGCTGGGAGGGCTGCTGGCGCTGCGGCTGCATGCTGGCCCGACCGACCGGCAGGCCTTCTGGATCACGCTGGGATTGCTGGTAATGATCTGGGCGGCCGACACGCTGGCCTATGCCGTGGGCCGATGGGCCGGAAAGCGGCCGTTAGCGCCGCGTATCTCGCCGGGCAAGACCTGGGAAGGCTTCTGGGGAGGACTGTTGGGCGCACTGTTGGCCGCCGTTGTGCTGCGCCTGAGTGCACTCGACTTCCTGGCCTGGCCGCACGTGCTCGTCCTGGGACTCCTCTGTGGAGGGCTCGGACCGCCGGGCGATCTGACCGAAAGCCTGCTCAAGCGAGCTGCCGGGGTCAAGGATTCGGGTCACCTGTTGCCCGGACACGGTGGCGTGCTCGATCGCTTCGATGCCCTGCTGGTCGTAGCCCCGCTGGCCTACTGCTACCTCCGCTGGGTAGCCGGCGTGTATGGCTGA